Part of the Actinomycetota bacterium genome is shown below.
GGCGGCTAGGGGCGATGGTCCCAAGGGGCGTGCTGCTGGCCGGGCCGCCCGGGACCGGCAAGACCCTGCTCGCCCGGGCCGTGGCCGGCGAGGCCGACGTGCCCTTCTACTTCGTGTCGGCCTCGGAGTTCATCGAGTTCATCGTCGGCGTCGGCGCCAGCCGCGTCCGGGACCTGTTCGAGACGGCCAAGAACAACGCCCCGGCGATCATCTTCATCGACGAGCTGGACGCGATCGGCCGTGCCCGCGGCGGGTCCCTCAGCGTGGGTGGCCACGACGAGCGGGAGCAGACCCTCAACCAGATCCTGACCGAGATGGACGGCTTCACCGGCACCGAGAACGTGATCGTGTTGGGCGCCACCAACCGGCCCGAGATCCTCGACCCGGCCCTGCTGCGCCCGGGGCGCTTCGACCGCCGCCTCACCATCAGCCCGCCCGACCAGGCCGGCCGCCGCCAGATCCTGGGCGTGCACGTCCGCGGCATGCCCCTGGCGCCCGATGTCGACCTGGACGCGGTGGCCTCGGCCACCCCGGGCATGGTCGGGGCCGACCTGGCCAACCTGGTCAACGAGGCCGCCATCCTGGCCGCCCGCCGCAACCACACCCAGGTGCAGCAGGCCGACTTCACCGACGCCCTGGAGAAGATCGTGCTCGGCAGCGAACGGCGGATCATGCTCTCGGCCGAGGACCGTCGGCGCACCGCCTACCACGAGGCCGGCCACGCCCTGCTCGGCATGCTGACCCCGGGCGCCGACCCGGTCCGCAAGATCTCGATCGTGCCCCGCGGCCACGCCCTCGGGGTCACCTTCCAGTCCCCCGACGCCGACCGCTACTCCTACAGCGCCAGCTACCTGCGCGGCCGCATCGCCGGGATGCTGGCCGGCCGGGCCGCCGAGGAACTCATCTACGACGACGTCACCACCGGCGCCGAGAACGACCTGGAGCAGGCCACCGGCATCGCCAAGCAGATGGTCGGGCGCTGGGGCATGTC
Proteins encoded:
- the ftsH gene encoding ATP-dependent zinc metalloprotease FtsH produces the protein MGPERPRLFGPRFWWILLGLLVLNWVLSALLVRPPERTEVPYTLFRAQVEAGNVTSVTGIEDAIDGQFKNPVRYPEGDQGQEVTRFSTRRPSFAADDNLWQLLTEHNVEVRAEPPPGPSLLERLLLGFGPTLLLVGLFVLLARRASGGAAGAAGLGGFGRSRARRYEPETGRRTTFADVAGIDEVEDEVAEIVDFLKNPDRYRRLGAMVPRGVLLAGPPGTGKTLLARAVAGEADVPFYFVSASEFIEFIVGVGASRVRDLFETAKNNAPAIIFIDELDAIGRARGGSLSVGGHDEREQTLNQILTEMDGFTGTENVIVLGATNRPEILDPALLRPGRFDRRLTISPPDQAGRRQILGVHVRGMPLAPDVDLDAVASATPGMVGADLANLVNEAAILAARRNHTQVQQADFTDALEKIVLGSERRIMLSAEDRRRTAYHEAGHALLGMLTPGADPVRKISIVPRGHALGVTFQSPDADRYSYSASYLRGRIAGMLAGRAAEELIYDDVTTGAENDLEQATGIAKQMVGRWGMSEKVGMLSALPDPRREQPLSLGGDGTSPATRELVETEARRILDQGHDQALQTLRANRHRLDALVEALLRTETLDAADAYRAAGVPYPAQPDLPAQAPDVVRR